A segment of the Corylus avellana chromosome ca2, CavTom2PMs-1.0 genome:
GAGAGTGCTTTCGCAGAGATAAACTGGCGGCGCAATATAGGGTGGAGGGAATCTGAGAGGGAAGCGAGGAGAGCGAACGTGAAAGGGAGGGATAGAGGAACGCCAGGAGCTACAGACGCTGCGAGATCGGAGAACATCGAGACGGCTGTCGAGGCTTTCGCCGATCGTTTCCAGAAGTTCCTTTGGAAGACCCGACCACTCCACTACCCTCTCACCCATATCTTCCTTGCTTGACCGACTCCGAACAGCATTGAAGCCCCAACACTGCGTTTCTACTTTAATATCGCTGGATTTGGGCTCCAAGGCCTTTTGGGGCTGAATCTGCTGATACAGAGGTGTTGGGCCTGGGCCTCATCGAATAAAACCCTGTGGACCAGTGGTAGACTGgtagttaattaatgttttagAGAAAATTATTAAGTAGACGAGAAAtactattttgcattttttcagCATTCGTTTCTGATGTGACATGCTCATTCTATTTTTAGGTTCTTTacatttattttgctttttaattaAGGAGTGAATTGAGCATACAAATAAGTAAATTTTTaataggggtgaaaagacggttagtaaaatttattaactGTCTCTCCTAACCGCTAGACGGTTAACCGGCAGTTAGtggttagtaactctaataatcactaaccgctttttaaagaaaaaattttaaaatgacttaaaaaaacaaaaacaaaaatgttgtttctatggtaatgtatatatataacagttAACGATTAACGGTTagtggttttgaaaaaaactaaaaccgTTTAGGTGATTAGCAATTTTTTCTAACCGCCTTTAAAAACAGTTAGCAGTTagtgcggttagcagttagtgtggttagcagttagcggGTAGTTATTAACCGTCtgtcttttcacccctaatttttaGGGTCTCAACATGATCTTATAAATCCTTACGGTATGTTTTTCCTATCAAAATAATTTCTCCATAAAAATTCGTGCCATTTTTACGACATAGCCTTTGAAAATTACAAGTTTACCctttaataaaaactataaaataaataaataaacttagttttttttttttttttttgtctattcaATGTCGGGGAAAGGGAACagagaattacaagaaaataaaaaacaaaggcgACAGAGATTTCTTAAAAACCGTTGAgaatttatcaaataaataacctAAAATAAACTTAGTTTAAAAGTGACTAAACCACCCCACAGACCCTTAAAGGGATTCTTTGGCAGATTCCATCTAATACATAATTCCACATTGTCCCTTGTCAAACTAAACTTGCCTCTGCTCATAATTCTTGATCTGATCTCTCATGTGGTTTGCTTAACAATTCTTTCCTATGTATTTAATAGATTTCCACGTTTAACACAAGTTCTTTGTTTCCACACATTGTATACCACTGCTCCAAAACTGAGTCTGCATAGAGTTGCTCTTAATGTTTGACACTTAACTCTTTTTCCCCAAGATATAATAATGTCTTCCCAATTGAGGATTAGGATCATTAGTCAAACATTTACTTAATATCTCCCTCCACAACATTAGGCTGAAACCACATTGGAAAAAGAGACCCCTACAAAAAAGAGAGATCGCCTGTGAATCCCCATTTAATAAGGTTTCCTCCTTTGCAGCAAGCCATCAGATAAGGGCTTGCTTAGGGATAGCTAAAGGAAACCAAATCACCTTCCACCAATTAGCATTTCGACGCTTGTATCTAATAGATTCCCACGTTTCAGCACATGAGTAAATACCTTTCAACACGCATTTTTTTGTCCAATTATTTCAGCTTCTTCTTTAGGTTTGAGGTTCTGAATAAACAGACAGACACATGCTGCGTAGCATAGCATTCTAATTCTGTAACAAGATTCAAATATGTGTAATTATGCCCATTGTCAACACCCGCGAAATAGAAATGATGTAATTCAATTAGCTCCATAAAAAGAGGGATTTGAGGACTTCTCCCGTACAATTTGAGTATAAGGCCCACTTGTTTGAAACAAATGAGCATGCAGACCCTTTTCTGTGGAACTGTCCGAATTGCATGCAATTAAACAACCAATTGTAAAGGCTTGTTTagttatttgaaaaaacataaCATACATTTATTTATAACACGGCAATCACTAGTTGCCTCAACTAAGGGATCAACATTTCCTAATTATTGGTGACGGATgactaaaaacacattttagcCGTTTTAGAATACAACTAAACAAGTTCAGGGTTCATGCAACACACTAAGTTTTGAGGGCTAGTTTTTCTGGTTGTACATTTCAGGCATATCGTAGATGAGAAGATGGCTTGGACATTCTACAAAACACTAGCTCATGAGTAGATTTATACCAAGTTCAACTTGTGATCAAGTTTTAATGTCCGTTCTATTTAAGATGGATGATTAAACGGTGAGTATGTGATCATCATAATTACCATCGAAACAATGTGTTATAGGAAAAGTATAAGAGCATATaacagtaaaagtaaatagAGGCCTTCATAATATTTCAACACAATATAAtcaatatacaagatgtagtcTCTATGTGCTGCCGCCCTCTCGTCTCTCTCCTCCCTCTTTTAGATTTTACATAGCACAACGGGAGAGAGAGGGTAAATTCCCAGTGAAAACACAACGAAGCGCTATCCTTTGGGTTTTCATACTTACATTCATGCATTAGCAGAGCTAAGCCAAGTTGGGGCTTCGCAGAATGGATAAGCATTATCCATGGAAACTAAATCGGCAATACTACTATCCTCTAAACTAAAAACATGACTTTCACGTGGATCAACGAAGTAAATGCAATTCCCTTTACATCCCACAAATTCTTGAGCCGAAACAGAGAAACAACAATCAGTACCCAAAACAAATGCTCGATCACCCAAGCTTTTCAACAAATCCCATTTACCCCCCTCTTCATCCAGCTTATACACTTTGAAATCAACTGTTTTGGGAAAATCTCGGCGCCTAATATTGTTCCCCATCCTCCTTCGTTCCCTGTCAAGGTATCGATCAACAACATAAAGGGCTCCACGCGACTCCATCAGATGCTTCTGATTACCCAAACCACACAGCGGAGGGGAAAACGGTACCAACTTTAAGGATGAACATTCGATCCAAAAAACAGTTCCCCATCTATCAACAACATAGAACTGGCCCTTGTAAACAATAATATCATCATATTCAAAGCTCCGATCACCTACAAGGGTCCACTTCTCATCCCCACATTTCCCGAAAGCCAATTTCCCCTCATTAAAAATCACGAAAACAGCATACTCGTCAGCATCAGTCCAAGCTGAAATCGGAAACATCACTACTTTGCTCACCCCATGAATAGAGCGGTTACAACGGTAACTGGGGGCATAACTTCTTTCAGTTTCTGATCTTGGTGGAGTGGCAACATTAAGTCTAAGCACATACGCCTTTCTTAATTCCACGACCCGGAAGTTCAACAAGTTCAAAGTATTTAGGGTAACAGGGGAGCACCTGTATCTGTGGTTGGGGAGTGGATCTAAAAGATGCAATTTGCCTGAATTTGACTCTTGGACCTTGATCAACCAGCCCTTAATCTTAttgcaagaagaagaagatgaagttggAAAATGATTTACCGGTTGAACAAGATAGAGAGTGCTTTCGCAGAGATAAACTGGCGATCGTGACCTTGGCGCTGACTCAAGCGCGCTGCGGGGTTCAGGGAATTTGAGAGGGAAGCGAGGAGACCGAGCTTGGGAGGGAGGGATAGAGAAACGCCAGGAGGTACAGACGCTGCGAGATCGGAGAACATCGAGACCGCTGTCGAGGCTTTTGCCGATCACTTCCAAAAGTTCCTTTGGAAGACCCGACCAATCCACTACCCTCCCACCCATATCTTCCTTGCTTGATCGACTCTGAAAAGCATTGAAGCATCGACACCGCGTTTCCGCTTTAATCTCGCTGGATTTGGGCTCCAGGCCTTTCGGGGCTGAATCTGCTGCATCTAAAATACCCTGTGGCCATGTGGTAGTTAATTATAAtgttttagggaaaattattAACGagatgaaaaatgttattttgcattttttttaaatttatttttaaatttaaattttatttttattcaacaaGTGAGTTGAGCACACTCATATTAAAGAGAATGCTACATAACATATTCCTTATTAAATTAGGTGATCTAGCAACCCTTAATAATCGGATAACATGGAGGTTAAGAATAGCCAAATCACCCTAACAATGTTTATGAGATGATTCGGCAGCCATAAAATTATACGTTAAGAATGAAAAAACTCATGAGTTGATTTACCCTTCCTCATAATCAATTCCAGAGGTGGTTTAACCACCCATAAAAGCCTTATAGGGTGGCTGAATTACCCCCAAGACCCATAATAATAGTGAACTCAATCCACCCATGGTAATGTAATTGTCATTATGGCAATTAAATAGAAGAGCACAAACTTTGCTAAATCCATACACCCCAAAATAAGTTCAAATCCTTTAGCAAGGATTCAAGCCATATATCTTCTTTAGAGCACACCCTCTTCGACATTAATCTTTTCGAGCCCAACTTCAATGAAGTTACTTAACAAGTATAGAATGAGATTACTTCTAAACTGAAATTGGTTGCTCAAATCATAAtcatactaataaaaaaaaagatttagatGACACAATCACTTAAGATCATAAATTTCTGTACAATGCCAAGCAAACCGGACCATCATTTCTTCACCATATTAACAAAACTAAGTCCACCACCGAATCAAAATACAATGCAATAAGATTGTCcatcatatgaaaaattgccTAGACCTCACCTATTCAAACCGGAGCATGAACAGCCCGGCAACTGGCAAATGGAGCCCAAACAGCCTCTCATTGGTCTCCTAGTCGGCGGGGCACTCAAAAACAACagcaaaaagaacaaacttttaaaaaaaatttatataaaaaaaaaaagttataatacaataaaaataccatttttagCCCATAAAAATCTAAGGAGACAAAAAAACCATAGGTCTCATCCGTAGTTACTGGACTCCACCCATTGATAAATGATAAGCCTATAACCTCTTACCACCTAAgatttttatgggcaaaaaaatggtcttttgaTTGCGCTATAAcatatgtttattaaaaaaaaaaaaaaaaaaaaaaaaaaaaaccaagcaaAACTAAGAAAAGCCTGTCTATCTGATTACACCCAATAGAGGAAAATGCCACAAGGCCCACCCAATTCTATTATCTTACGAGATACATCTCATGGAGTACGTTGAGACGGGTGAATCGACCGCGGGTGCACCGTAGACCCTAGGGTGATCGCTCTCCAACCCATAATCCATCATCGGACGGTACTCCAAATCTTCATCATGATCATGCACAAAATCAGGGATCTCAATCTCGTTCCTCCTCACGTGCTCCCACA
Coding sequences within it:
- the LOC132172000 gene encoding putative F-box protein At1g65770, which gives rise to MGGRVVDWSGLPKELLEVIGKSLDSGLDVLRSRSVCTSWRFSIPPSQARSPRFPLKFPEPRSALESAPRSRSPVYLCESTLYLVQPVNHFPTSSSSSCNKIKGWLIKVQESNSGKLHLLDPLPNHRYRCSPVTLNTLNLLNFRVVELRKAYVLRLNVATPPRSETERSYAPSYRCNRSIHGVSKVVMFPISAWTDADEYAVFVIFNEGKLAFGKCGDEKWTLVGDRSFEYDDIIVYKGQFYVVDRWGTVFWIECSSLKLVPFSPPLCGLGNQKHLMESRGALYVVDRYLDRERRRMGNNIRRRDFPKTVDFKVYKLDEEGGKWDLLKSLGDRAFVLGTDCCFSVSAQEFVGCKGNCIYFVDPRESHVFSLEDSSIADLVSMDNAYPFCEAPTWLSSANA